One Silene latifolia isolate original U9 population chromosome 4, ASM4854445v1, whole genome shotgun sequence DNA segment encodes these proteins:
- the LOC141651888 gene encoding respiratory burst oxidase homolog protein F-like codes for MQVFSQEELQRWGSQESGGSSPGSDVDDEYVEVTLYIEEDETITLGSIGAATATQAPPLQNIDISHSENPPWMMNRTTSFNRLKQFSHEIKAEISKAKQSFSQKLTKRLSWNSGMSSKVMSDSLSVNQFDSGVDSKLAERKRRREIAELSRSRSGAQRAIKGLRFISTNSKGNVSWEEVETNYEKLAKDGYLYRTDFALCIGMTDSNEFALEMFDALSRRRGLKLEKIGKVELYEYWSQITDQSFDSRLQLFFDMVDKNGDGRLAEKEVKEIIMLSASACKLSKIRDQAAEYAALIMEELDAEKLGYIELWQLETLLLQKDTYQDYSRALKGVSQAFSKNLDGLRYRSSMQKMRVNMIYFLQDNWRRMWVLSIWILIMIALFIWKFIEYKRNTAFYVMGYCLTTAKGAAETLKFNMALILFPVCRNTITWLRTTRLAYSVPFDDNINFHKAVAGTIVLGIFLHVGLHLTCDFVRLERSSQTDFMLYLSDFSLHGRKPTYGDLVRGWEGVTGIIMVVTMAISFTLATRKFRRGIVKLPKPFDRFTGFNAFWYSHHLFIIVYICLFIHGIKVYLVHKWYKKTTWMYLAFPVLLYAGERTLRLFRSSLYSVRLLKVAIYPGNVLTLQMSKPSRFRYKSGQYMFVQCPDVSPFEWHPFSITSSPGDDYLSIHVRKLGDWTEELHRVFRNSCETPVPARSGRADGTIKKRLPKLRIDGPYGAPAQDYRKYDVLLLVGLGIGATPFISILKDLINNIIKKEEEEEKAEDLYPVPDLNMDFPKQKKPLRTKSAYFYWVTREQGSFDWFKGVMDEVAMLDKRGVVEMHNYLTSVYEEGDARSALITMLAALNHAKNGFDIVSGTKVRTHFAKPNWKKVLSKIGSKHPNARIGVFYCGAPVLAKELKMLCNEYNQKGATKFEFHKEHF; via the exons ATGCAAGTATTTTCTCAAGAAGAGTTGCAGCGGTGGGGTTCGCAGGAGAGCGGCGGATCATCACCGGGAAGCGACGTGGATGATGAGTACGTGGAGGTCACTCTCTACATCGAAGAGGACGAAACAATCACCCTTGGTAGCATCGGGGCCGCAACCGCAACCCAGGCCCCGCCGCTGCAAAACATCGATATATCTCACTCGGAAAATCCACCGTGGATGATGAACCGTACGACGTCGTTTAACAGGTTGAAGCAATTCTCGCATGAGATAAAGGCGGAGATAAGCAAGGCGAAGCAGTCCTTCTCTCAGAAGCTTACCAAACGTTTATCATGGAACAGTGGAATGTCGTCCAAGGTCATGAGCGACTCGTTGTCCGTAAACCAGTTCGACTCAGGGGTTGACTCGAAACTCGCTGAACGTAAACGAAGGCGGGAAATCGCGGAGCTGAGTCGAAGTCGCTCCGGTGCACAACGGGCTATCAAGGGACTTAGATTCATAAGCACTAATAGTAAAGGAAATGTTTCTTGGGAAGAAGTCGAGACGAACTATGAGAAGCTTGCTAAAGATGGATATCTTTATCGCACTGATTTTGCGCTATGCATTG GGATGACGGATTCAAATGAATTTGCGTTGGAAATGTTCGACGCTTTGAGCAGGAGGAGGGGACTCAAGTTGGAGAAGATTGGAAAGGTTGAACTGTATGAGTATTGGTCTCAAATTACCGATCAAAGTTTCGATTCTCGACTCCAGCTATTCTTCGACAT GGTGGATAAAAATGGCGATGGACGATTGGCGGAAAAAGAAGTTAAAGAG ATCATAATGTTAAGTGCTTCAGCTTGCAAGTTGTCAAAAATAAGAGATCAAGCAGCAGAATATGCCGCTTTAATTATGGAAGAACTTGATGCAGAAAAGCTTGGATATATTGAG TTATGGCAATTGGAGACACTTTTGTTGCAAAAGGACACATACCAGGATTACAGTAGGGCGCTTAAGGGTGTCAGCCAGGCCTTCAGCAAAAATTTAGACGGGTTAAGATATAGGAGCTCTATGCAAAAGATGAGGGTCAACATGATATATTTTCTTCAAGATAATTGGAGGAGGATGTGGGTTTTAAGCATATGGATTTTGATCATGATAGCGCTATTCATATGGAAGTTCATTGAATACAAACGCAACACAGCCTTTTATGTTATGGGTTACTGCCTTACCACAGCTAAGGGAGCCGCTGAGACCTTAAAATTTAACATGGCTTTAATACTATTTCCTGTATGTAGGAATACCATAACTTGGCTTAGGACCACTAGACTGGCTTACAGTGTTCCCTTTGACGACAATATAAACTTTCATAAG GCAGTTGCTGGGACCATTGTGCTTGGTATTTTCCTCCATGTTGGGCTTCATCTTACATGCGACTTTGTGAGGCTAGAACGATCATCACAGACAGACTTTATGCTTTACTTGAGTGACTTTAGTCTTCATGGTCGTAAACCAACATATGGGGACTTAGTTCGCGGGTGGGAAGGTGTAACAGGGATTATTATGGTTGTGACAATGGCAATTTCTTTTACTCTGGCTACTCGTAAGTTTAGACGAGGCATTGTCAAGCTGCCAAAGCCATTTGATAGATTCACAGGGTTCAATGCCTTTTGGTATTCTCATCATCTTTTCATCATTGTGTACATTTGTTTATTCATCCATGGGATAAAGGTTTATCTTGTCCACAAATGGTACAAAAAGACG ACATGGATGTATCTTGCTTTTCCTGTGTTACTGTATGCGGGGGAAAGGACTCTGAGACTCTTTCGATCTAGTCTTTACAGCGTCCGTCTTTTGAAG GTGGCAATATATCCAGGAAATGTCCTCACACTGCAAATGTCAAAGCCATCTCGGTTTCGTTATAAGAGTGGACAGTACATGTTTGTTCAGTGTCCTGATGTTTCTCCTTTTGAATG GCACCCATTTTCAATTACTTCTTCTCCTGGGGATGACTATCTCAGCATCCACGTCCGCAAGCTTGGTGATTGGACAGAGGAACTTCACAGAGTATTTAGAAACAGTTGTGAGACACCAGTACCTGCTAGGAGTGGCAGAGCGGATGGAACAATAAAGAAAAG GTTGCCAAAGTTGCGGATAGACGGGCCATATGGTGCTCCAGCGCAAGACTATCGTAAATATGATGTTCTTCTTCTTGTTGGTCTTGGTATTGGGGCGACTCCATTCATTAGTATACTTAAAGATCTGATAAACAACATTATCAAAAAGGAGGAGGAGGAA GAGAAGGCTGAGGATCTGTACCCAGTACCAGATCTAAACATGGACTTCCCTAAACAAAAGAAGCCTTTGAGGACCAAAAGTGCCTATTTCTACTGGGTCACTAGGGAACAAGGTTCATTTGATTGGTTCAAGGGTGTTATGGATGAAGTAGCTATGCTTGATAAGAGG GGTGTAGTTGAGATGCACAACTATCTTACTAGCGTTTATGAGGAAGGAGATGCACGATCCGCTCTCATAACAATGCTTGCAGCACTTAATCATGCCAAGAATGGTTTCGATATTGTTTCCGGGACGAAG GTTCGTACGCATTTTGCTAAGCCGAACTGGAAGAAAGTTCTATCTAAAATTGGCTCTAAGCATCCAAATGCAAGGATAG GGGTTTTCTATTGTGGTGCACCGGTGTTGGCCAAAGAACTGAAAATGCTCTGCAATGAGTACAATCAAAAAGGTGCAACAAAATTTGAATTCCACAAGGAGCATTTCTAA